The nucleotide window AAGAAAGTTCTTTTTTCAGTATGAAACTTATCTCACTAATACTTAACAGCAGGTTCCATACCTGCAAGTTAAAACAGTGTAAAGTGCTTCCAGTTTATTGTGTGATGTTCACTTGACCTCCAAATGGCACAAGCTCAGCAGAATATAATAGAACAAAGTTTGTGTACAAACAAGATGTCCCACTTTGACCTAAACTGCAATTTTGGTAGAAAtatgttcttcattcagtgatgTTACTCAGTGAGTAAAGTACCCATTAAAGTAAGAGAAGGCACACTTCATAATAATATAGAAGTGAAAGATATGGTATAGTGAAATTACacctaaaatatttctttcccccccaaaaaagtacTGAAGTAAATATAAGTAGACCCACCTCTGATCATATCATGATCATCTGTTGAATCTTGTTTGAAATGAATCCATCTTTCTTCTGAAGATGAGCTTTTCCAGGTTCTTTGTTTAGGAGTCCCTAATAATAAGTAGATATTCTAATTTGCTACTTACAGTGTAttccaaaagtatttgcacccCTAGAATGTGTTCACATTTTGGACACTACTACAAAATGAGTTAGTTCAGCAAAAAGCAGAATATATTtctaaagaggaaaaaaatatgcaagGTTGTATGAACACAAGTCTAAGAAATACATTGCCCCTACTGTATTAgccattaataacattttatgcaCTTAATTGCCTTGGAGAGTCATTTAATTAGTGAGTACCTGCTTCTTCAGCAGCATCATGGAGATCAAGAAACACACTAGACAGACATGGGTTCAGAGTTTGCAGCAATATCCCAAGGAGAGCATTATTCAGAGAAGAGGCCAAGCGGGCCACGactaattcatttatttactgctCCAGATTTTCTTTGCTAGATGATGACATGAAGCCAACAAGGAATTTTGAACATCTGTCTGCTACCTGATTCTTTAAAACTGGGTTAAGTAGCAAACAGTTCATCAGAGCGCCCAAGTCACTCTGCCAAACAATGATTAGTGAGGGATACTGTAATGTTGTAAACTGACCAAGTCAAAGAGGTGACCCTAATCTCAGAGAAACTGCGAAAGCatacagcacatttcagaaaaccCACCAACATGAATGAGTTCATGCTGTTCTACTGGAAGGAATGTGCTGCATTCCTCCAAGTTAATATGGAGGAATTATCGGTACAGTGTGCTGTCCTGTTTTCAGATCATtgcattaaaatgcataaatgtgtcaattttaaaatgaatcatcaACATCcatcagcatttttataaatatctgtTAAAGACAGATATAAAAGTGTGTAAACAGTGATTTTGATGGGATTAAAACAAACACTCTTGATCTGTCTTCTATTTATGCTGGATTAAACTTAGTCTGAAGCtctttgtttgttgtgtctAATGAACGTGCTTGGTAAGCTCACGTAGGTATTTTTGGCACACGTTGCACTCTTGTGAGGGGAAAAGCAggcattccttttttttttttgactgagaGCAAAGTCCTGTTTGTTGATCTCCACTATATAAAGCCAGATCTTATCTcgatcagcagcagcagcagcctcaaACAGAAAGATGCTGAACATCAGCGAGCTCTCTCTGAGGTCCCCTCATTTCAGGGCATCTGACCATCTCCTGCAGCCCTTCTGGGATCATCTGCTTCTTCACCACCTGTCTCTCATCTCATCTCCCTTTTTGCCCGTCATCCTTGCCTTCTCCAGCTACTTTTGCTTTAGTTTGCCTTTTGCTGTATTGGACCTCTTGGGGGAAAGGGTCCCTTTGTTCCACAAGTATAAGATCCAGCAAGACAGGAGGCCAACGCTGGGAATGATGGCCAAGAGCTTCATGACATCTCTCCataaccacattttttttgttttaccggCTGTCGTAATTGGCATGTTCATACTGCCAACACCAACCCTGCCGCGAGAAGCTCCTACGTTATATCAGTTGTTCACCGAGGGACTGGCTATACTGCTCCTCTTTGACACCCAGTACTTCATCTGGCACTTTGTGCACCACAAGAACCTGCAGCTGTACCGCTGGGTGCATGCAGTTCACCATGAATACATGGCTCCATTCTCCTGGTCCACGGAGCAGCTCAGCATTCCAGAACTGATGACCGTGGGCTTCTGGAGCAACCTGGACCCGATTCTTTTGAGGTGTCACCCACTGAGCACATGGTGCATAACAGTTCTGAGCATCTGGATGTCCGTGGAGGACCACATAGGCTACGACCTGCCCTGGACCCTGAACCACCTGGTGCCCTTCGGTCTGCTGGGTGGCGCCCCGGCCCACGACTTGCACCACCAGAAGCCGAGCAGCAACTACGCTCCCTTCTTCAGCCACTGGGACCGGATCTTCGGCACTGCCAtgtctctgaagaagaaaaacgtcgattaacacaaaacaataatcaaCACAATTCTGTAAATACTGGTTCTCTTATAAATATTTGtcctgttaaatatttttattttgctgctgtaCTTCTTGCATTATtagcatctttaaaaatgcattaaacttgtaaaaatatttaaatgcatttcacCTTTTGTTCAATAAACATCTATTTATAAAGCAGATGCATGGGATATAATTTATTGAAACTTGATGTAGTGTTTGTACATTATGTTTAATATCCAGAGGAGAAACAGTTAAAATGTGTCTTATTGTTTCTGACAGTTTTCTTACACAAAGGACTCAAATGTTGAAGGAATTTTATTCAGGAAGATTTTGCTCATGAGTCTTGCTAATAAAGAGATTTCTGACACATTGATGTGGCTCAATATATAATTACATATAGAAAATTGTAAAAGccttaaaagaaaatcatctttAACTGCACaagcaaatcagagaaaaatgttgaaagattaaatttttaattatgaGTACAATTATTAGAAAggggtgcaaaaaaaaaattattttattttaagaaggtAAGATTTGAAACACTCCAGTTCAGTAGCTCCCCTTTTGCAAATAAgccagcattttattttctcctgtaACGTTTTACAAGGTTGGATCATAAAAATGGGTCTTTGaccattatttgttttttgtacaatctttTTGTGTCACTCCAAGACTTCTCTTAAACTCTCCTCCAGCTGAGCCCAGAATGTTTTTAGTAAGACTTAGATGGCCATGGAAGGTTTTTGCTGTGGCTTGAGAACCATTTCTGTTTTGaccatttgttttaattacctATCTGACTCATTTTCAGTTTACCAGCAAAGCCCACCAGATATTAGTGCCTTCCCACGTATTCATTTGTTTGGTGCCAGACCAGGCTGAATGACCCTGAAATACACAACTTGACACTATGcagtttatataaaaaacagcTAAAGTTCTTGAAAATTTGAATTCAgatttggaaaacaaagtgCCAAAGAGAGttacaataaacaaatttcagtttattagttAATATAAGGAGTTAATAATGAGTTTTCTTCTAAATCTAGTTTCTTAATGGACTTTGCCTTTGGTCTTGATAGCTGCCAtgtgtttatggttttaaagtGATTAAGATGCACAATCTGAGTGATATTCAATCTGTgtcagtctttttattttattctttacttcaaactaaaaatcaaacataaaacaagcatAACAGGGTTCAGTGGCTATCTAAATAGCCTCATTTCATGAGGCACCCCTTATACTTGTTTCATGCATTCATAATCatgtaattatattaattatgtATGTGACGTATTTACCCCCAGCCTCTCTAGTCACCTAGGGATAGAAGATAATTAGCCTTTATAGctgatttttgcacttttattgaataaacagaACTACTCAAATCAattataacttattttattttttaaagataaagatgaTACAGCAATACATTTAAACATCTGTACTTGTTAAGGAGCAGGAAAAACCCATGCAgctctttaatttaatttaatgaagaCCCTTATTTAAATACTGAACAAACATGTTGGCAATCTGCCCCGTTTTCTCCGTGGGGTGCATCTTGCTGTAACTGATGAATTGGCGCCGTAGTTTCCTCAGCTCTGCCATGTTGATGGTCCTGGTCAGCTCCACGTTTCATTTATGGGTTAAGGACATAA belongs to Gambusia affinis linkage group LG08, SWU_Gaff_1.0, whole genome shotgun sequence and includes:
- the ch25hl1.1 gene encoding cholesterol 25-hydroxylase-like protein 1, member 1 codes for the protein MLNISELSLRSPHFRASDHLLQPFWDHLLLHHLSLISSPFLPVILAFSSYFCFSLPFAVLDLLGERVPLFHKYKIQQDRRPTLGMMAKSFMTSLHNHIFFVLPAVVIGMFILPTPTLPREAPTLYQLFTEGLAILLLFDTQYFIWHFVHHKNLQLYRWVHAVHHEYMAPFSWSTEQLSIPELMTVGFWSNLDPILLRCHPLSTWCITVLSIWMSVEDHIGYDLPWTLNHLVPFGLLGGAPAHDLHHQKPSSNYAPFFSHWDRIFGTAMSLKKKNVD